The Fervidibacillus albus genome contains a region encoding:
- a CDS encoding threonine/serine exporter family protein, with product MFFQLMTSFAAAAGFGIIFNVPKNSILKCGFTGMVGWLIYIAFVEQRMDAVPASFIAAFFVALISHVFAKWYKTPVIIFTVGGIIPLVPGGLAYDAMRHFVINDYYTAIQLAAKVLLVAGAIAIGIVFSEVFNEIYKRMKMREDRM from the coding sequence ATGTTTTTTCAATTAATGACAAGTTTTGCAGCCGCGGCCGGTTTCGGAATTATATTTAACGTGCCGAAAAATTCGATTTTGAAATGTGGTTTTACCGGCATGGTCGGATGGTTGATTTATATAGCATTTGTTGAACAGAGGATGGATGCTGTACCTGCCAGTTTTATCGCTGCCTTTTTCGTCGCCTTGATTAGCCATGTTTTCGCCAAATGGTATAAAACGCCTGTGATCATTTTCACAGTAGGCGGCATCATTCCCCTTGTTCCAGGCGGACTTGCCTATGATGCGATGCGGCATTTTGTCATTAATGATTACTATACCGCCATTCAATTGGCCGCAAAAGTTCTTTTAGTAGCGGGGGCAATCGCCATTGGAATCGTCTTTTCGGAAGTATTTAACGAAATTTATAAACGAATGAAAATGCGGGAAGACCGGATGTGA
- a CDS encoding threonine/serine exporter family protein, which translates to MTKNAVMREIEIREVCLLAGKIMLESGAETYRVEDTMVRIAASYGAESAESYVTPTAIIFTLEGEHPTKTKMIRIITRGTDLNKVALVNNLSREIHNGKWTVSEAYQLLKEIEKKNVTYPIWIQIFAAAIASACFVIMFGGRWGDFLPALIAGGIGYSWFIYIDRFVHIRFFSEFSASLFIASCAVSSVYFGFGEEVDKIIIGSVMPLVPGLLITNAIRDLMAGHLIAGLAKGAEAVLTAFAIGSGVAVILILFS; encoded by the coding sequence ATGACGAAAAATGCAGTGATGCGGGAAATCGAAATTCGAGAAGTTTGTCTGCTTGCTGGGAAAATTATGTTGGAAAGTGGTGCAGAGACGTATCGGGTGGAAGATACGATGGTCCGAATCGCCGCTTCCTATGGTGCAGAAAGTGCAGAAAGCTATGTAACACCGACGGCCATTATTTTTACGTTGGAAGGAGAACATCCGACGAAAACGAAAATGATTCGAATCATTACAAGAGGGACGGATTTGAATAAAGTGGCACTTGTGAACAACTTATCAAGGGAAATTCATAATGGAAAATGGACCGTTTCCGAGGCATATCAATTGTTAAAAGAAATCGAGAAAAAAAACGTCACTTATCCGATATGGATACAAATTTTTGCTGCAGCCATTGCCAGCGCCTGTTTTGTGATAATGTTCGGTGGCCGATGGGGTGATTTTCTTCCAGCTCTGATCGCGGGCGGAATCGGTTATTCATGGTTTATATATATCGATCGATTCGTCCATATCCGCTTTTTTTCCGAGTTTTCAGCTTCGTTGTTTATTGCTTCCTGTGCCGTAAGCTCCGTTTATTTCGGTTTTGGAGAAGAGGTTGATAAAATTATTATCGGATCGGTTATGCCCCTTGTTCCCGGTTTATTAATTACGAATGCGATTCGAGATTTAATGGCCGGCCATCTCATCGCAGGGTTGGCAAAGGGTGCTGAAGCGGTACTGACAGCTTTTGCCATCGGTTCCGGTGTTGCGGTCATACTCATATTGTTTTCGTAG
- a CDS encoding QueT transporter family protein yields the protein MKIRTIVTNGIVAALYIAITAVIQPIAFSNIQFRIPEIFNHLVVFNKKYIFGVVIGVFLANLFFSNLLPYDLIFGVGHSIFSLTITIMISRWIKNVWIKMAANTIVFSGMMFIIAYELKLALGFPFWETWLLTAIGEFVVMAIGTPLMYSLNQRVQFKNII from the coding sequence GTGAAAATCAGAACAATAGTAACAAACGGAATTGTAGCGGCACTATATATTGCCATTACAGCAGTTATTCAACCGATCGCCTTTTCGAACATCCAATTTCGAATACCGGAAATATTTAATCATCTCGTCGTATTTAACAAAAAATATATTTTCGGTGTCGTCATTGGCGTTTTTTTGGCGAATTTATTTTTTTCAAATCTGTTGCCTTATGACTTAATTTTCGGTGTCGGCCATTCGATTTTTTCGCTGACAATTACGATTATGATTAGTCGTTGGATAAAAAACGTTTGGATAAAAATGGCAGCAAACACGATCGTATTCAGTGGTATGATGTTTATTATTGCCTATGAATTGAAACTTGCCCTCGGATTTCCTTTTTGGGAAACGTGGTTGTTGACAGCCATCGGGGAGTTCGTCGTTATGGCAATCGGTACTCCGCTTATGTATTCTTTAAATCAACGTGTTCAATTTAAAAATATAATCTAA
- a CDS encoding PTS transporter subunit IIC has translation MKAYLNKKGVSLSPKIYFIDALSSMALGLFASLIIGLIIKTVGQQTGFIFLVDMGDLTMGLMGPAIGAAIAHGLKAPPLVLFSAIVSGAAGAAMGGPAGSYVAALLSTEIGKLVSKETKVDIIVTPLVTIFVGYAVASWIGPGIDSFMTGFGAIIIWATEQRPIIMGVIVAVLMGLALTAPISSAAIAFMLDLHGIAAGAATIGCSAQMIGFAVSSFRENKMGGLISQGLGTSMLQVPNIIRNPFILIPPTVAGAVLAPIGTTLWEMENIAAGAGMGTSGLVGQIMTITAMGYSPELLVKMIVLHFIGPACLSLIISEYMRKKGLIKYGDLSLKNVLNEK, from the coding sequence ATGAAGGCTTATTTAAATAAAAAGGGAGTTAGTCTTTCACCAAAAATTTACTTTATCGATGCCCTTAGTAGTATGGCTTTAGGGCTTTTTGCTTCGTTAATTATCGGATTAATTATCAAAACGGTCGGTCAACAAACAGGATTCATCTTTCTCGTCGACATGGGCGATTTGACGATGGGACTCATGGGACCAGCCATTGGTGCAGCCATCGCCCACGGGTTAAAAGCACCGCCCCTCGTCCTTTTTTCCGCAATCGTCAGTGGAGCAGCAGGTGCGGCGATGGGTGGACCAGCAGGAAGTTACGTAGCTGCCCTTTTGTCAACGGAAATCGGAAAACTCGTTAGTAAAGAAACGAAGGTAGATATTATTGTGACACCCCTTGTTACGATTTTCGTCGGTTATGCCGTTGCATCTTGGATCGGTCCTGGCATCGATTCGTTTATGACTGGATTTGGTGCAATCATTATATGGGCAACCGAACAACGACCAATTATTATGGGGGTAATTGTGGCCGTATTAATGGGGCTTGCATTAACGGCGCCCATTTCCAGTGCCGCCATTGCCTTTATGCTCGATTTACATGGCATCGCTGCCGGTGCCGCAACGATTGGCTGTTCTGCACAAATGATTGGATTTGCCGTCAGTAGTTTTCGGGAGAACAAAATGGGCGGACTAATCTCACAAGGACTCGGTACGTCGATGTTACAAGTGCCGAATATCATCCGAAATCCGTTCATTTTAATTCCTCCGACAGTAGCAGGAGCGGTTCTTGCACCGATTGGGACGACCCTTTGGGAAATGGAAAATATCGCAGCGGGGGCAGGAATGGGAACGAGCGGCCTCGTCGGTCAAATTATGACGATTACGGCGATGGGGTATAGTCCCGAATTATTGGTAAAAATGATCGTACTCCACTTTATCGGTCCTGCATGTTTGAGCCTTATTATTTCTGAATATATGCGAAAAAAAGGATTAATTAAATACGGGGATCTGTCGTTAAAAAACGTTTTGAATGAAAAGTAA
- a CDS encoding PH domain-containing protein: MADVTQIMSWTFLEETTVPRDVEEVLVDGEYAEIAYRTIRDVAVVTNKRIIIADKQGLTGKKVEIYTIPFKSILMYSTENGGRLDMNAELELWTRVGRLKLNLNKKVDVRKLDRLIAQHIL, encoded by the coding sequence ATGGCTGACGTTACGCAAATTATGTCTTGGACGTTTTTAGAAGAGACAACAGTACCACGGGATGTGGAGGAAGTGCTCGTCGATGGGGAATATGCGGAAATTGCTTACCGTACGATTCGCGATGTAGCCGTCGTTACGAACAAACGGATTATCATTGCGGATAAGCAAGGTTTAACGGGCAAAAAGGTGGAAATTTATACGATTCCATTTAAATCAATTCTCATGTATTCCACCGAAAATGGTGGCCGTTTAGATATGAATGCGGAGTTAGAACTATGGACAAGGGTAGGACGTTTAAAGTTAAATTTAAACAAAAAAGTAGATGTGCGAAAACTTGATCGACTTATTGCCCAACATATTTTATAA
- the hemG gene encoding protoporphyrinogen oxidase, whose amino-acid sequence METVLVIGGGITGLSSLFELQKWKKHSNSPVKFMLAEGSTKMGGKIRTVKENGFMMETGADSIVTRKIIDHPLFQELGLKKKTVFNHTGISYIYTDGKLKEIPKDSVFGIPITIEALANSPLISDKGKVAALKDLYVTENPFSKGDSIGDFLEYYFGEELVKKQITPVLSGVFSGDLKQLSIQSTLPFVWEYKNQYGSIMKGLEKNKDRFIRKGNEKFLSFESGLSTIIDKLVDQMEDVEILQNWQAVKVEKEGRKYAVHFANGKKIFADRLIVSIPHLEAEKLFEDPKLHNYFSKIKTNSIISVYLGLNVTDDALPKNGTGFIAEKDANLLCGACTWTSRKWPHTTQGNLLVRLFYKSSHPRYELIEKLTDEQIVEHARKDVQRSIGIDAQPIVSNVKRWENQLTIYDLEHKETVTHLRKTINERYPGIFLAGSSYDGGGIPDCINSGIENAKKLIEGIVHVPVE is encoded by the coding sequence ATGGAAACTGTACTCGTCATCGGTGGGGGAATTACCGGACTTTCCTCTCTCTTTGAATTACAAAAATGGAAAAAGCATTCAAATTCTCCCGTCAAATTCATGCTTGCAGAAGGATCCACGAAAATGGGTGGAAAAATTCGTACGGTAAAAGAAAACGGTTTTATGATGGAAACCGGTGCCGATTCAATCGTCACAAGGAAAATAATCGATCACCCATTGTTTCAAGAACTCGGGCTAAAAAAGAAAACCGTCTTTAACCACACAGGTATCTCTTATATTTATACCGATGGAAAATTAAAAGAAATCCCGAAAGACTCGGTATTCGGAATACCAATTACGATTGAAGCATTAGCGAACAGTCCACTTATATCTGACAAGGGAAAAGTGGCAGCATTAAAGGATTTGTATGTTACTGAAAATCCGTTTTCCAAAGGGGATTCCATTGGGGATTTTCTCGAATATTACTTTGGGGAAGAATTAGTAAAAAAACAAATTACACCTGTCCTTTCCGGCGTTTTTTCCGGTGATTTAAAACAATTATCGATCCAATCGACCCTTCCTTTCGTATGGGAATATAAAAATCAATACGGTAGTATTATGAAAGGTTTGGAAAAAAATAAAGATCGATTCATTCGCAAAGGAAACGAAAAATTTCTATCCTTTGAAAGTGGGTTATCCACGATTATCGACAAACTCGTCGACCAAATGGAAGATGTGGAGATTTTGCAAAATTGGCAAGCGGTGAAAGTGGAAAAAGAAGGCAGGAAATATGCGGTTCACTTTGCCAACGGAAAGAAGATTTTCGCTGATCGATTAATTGTATCGATTCCCCATTTAGAAGCGGAAAAACTATTCGAGGATCCGAAATTACATAACTATTTTTCCAAAATCAAAACCAATTCGATTATTAGCGTCTATCTCGGATTAAATGTGACAGATGACGCATTACCGAAAAATGGAACAGGGTTTATCGCTGAAAAAGATGCCAATCTACTTTGCGGTGCTTGTACATGGACGAGCAGGAAGTGGCCCCATACAACTCAAGGGAATTTGCTCGTTCGATTGTTTTACAAAAGTTCCCACCCTCGTTATGAACTAATCGAAAAATTAACTGATGAACAAATCGTGGAACATGCACGAAAAGATGTTCAAAGGAGTATCGGCATCGATGCCCAACCAATCGTAAGCAATGTGAAACGATGGGAAAATCAATTGACGATTTACGATTTGGAACATAAAGAAACGGTCACACATTTAAGAAAAACGATAAACGAACGATATCCGGGTATTTTTTTAGCGGGCAGTTCATATGATGGGGGTGGTATTCCCGATTGCATAAATAGCGGGATTGAAAATGCAAAAAAATTGATTGAAGGAATTGTTCACGTCCCAGTGGAATAA
- a CDS encoding DUF1836 domain-containing protein — MNDWEKLFHQLAIDHQMTLDEIPNIDLYMDQVIQLFEKQYAETKRKEDEKILTKTMINNYAKGKLLFPIKNKKYTKEHLILLNFIYQMKGVLSITDIKKLLGKLNEKIEEDAFDPSDIYQSYLQLTNNYAYHFKENLETIYQKSETELEKLDDPDGTYLKKLLMISSLAHLSNAYKRAAEKLIDELDEE, encoded by the coding sequence ATGAACGATTGGGAGAAGTTATTTCATCAACTGGCTATCGATCACCAAATGACTTTGGATGAAATTCCGAATATTGATCTTTACATGGATCAAGTCATTCAACTGTTTGAAAAACAATATGCAGAAACAAAAAGAAAAGAAGATGAAAAAATCTTAACGAAGACGATGATCAACAATTATGCAAAGGGAAAGTTATTGTTTCCGATCAAAAATAAAAAATATACGAAGGAGCACTTGATTTTATTAAATTTTATTTATCAAATGAAAGGTGTTCTTTCCATCACCGATATTAAAAAATTGTTAGGTAAGTTAAACGAAAAAATCGAAGAGGATGCATTTGATCCTTCCGATATTTATCAAAGTTATTTGCAATTGACGAACAATTATGCGTACCATTTTAAGGAAAACTTAGAGACAATCTACCAAAAATCAGAAACGGAATTGGAAAAATTAGATGATCCGGATGGAACATATTTAAAAAAACTATTAATGATATCCTCCCTTGCACACTTAAGTAACGCGTACAAAAGAGCCGCAGAAAAACTAATCGATGAACTTGATGAAGAATAA
- the trhA gene encoding PAQR family membrane homeostasis protein TrhA: MKNYIREPINGFTHLAGAIFAFIALLAMVIRTTADNGSSIAVFSVIVFGISMILLYSASATYHMVIAKERVITFLRRLDHSMIFVLIAGTYAPFCLISLQGFQGWFLFSIISFLAIAGVVFKMVWFHCPRWISTAIYLAMGWMVIFFISPLSKTLESGGMVLLILGGIFYTIGGIIYGFKPKFLEFNYFGYHEIFHIFILFGSFCHFLSVFLYVI, translated from the coding sequence GTGAAAAACTATATCCGGGAACCAATTAATGGATTTACTCATTTGGCAGGAGCGATTTTTGCCTTTATCGCTTTGTTAGCGATGGTAATAAGAACAACGGCAGATAACGGTTCAAGCATCGCCGTTTTCTCTGTTATCGTTTTCGGGATTAGCATGATTCTTTTATATTCCGCATCAGCGACGTATCATATGGTGATCGCTAAGGAAAGGGTAATAACCTTTTTAAGGCGACTCGACCATTCCATGATTTTTGTTTTAATCGCTGGTACGTACGCTCCGTTTTGTTTAATCAGTTTACAAGGATTTCAAGGATGGTTCCTTTTTTCAATCATTAGCTTTCTTGCCATAGCGGGAGTCGTATTTAAAATGGTTTGGTTCCATTGTCCACGGTGGATTTCAACGGCCATATACCTTGCAATGGGATGGATGGTCATATTCTTTATTTCACCGTTGTCAAAAACATTGGAAAGTGGCGGAATGGTTTTGTTAATACTCGGTGGAATCTTTTATACGATAGGAGGAATCATTTACGGTTTCAAACCGAAATTTTTAGAATTTAACTATTTCGGTTACCATGAAATCTTCCATATTTTTATCTTGTTCGGAAGTTTCTGCCATTTTCTTTCTGTGTTTCTATATGTTATATGA
- a CDS encoding transposase encodes MHLPRKPRIKSSTHVYHVMTRGINRQTIFEDETDKYKYLSILKRYKLEYQFELYAYCLMDNHVHLLIKEPENTTISEIMKRINISYVFWYNKKYERTGPLFQDRFKSENVDSLPYFRTVLRYIHQNPLKAGIETSVFQCKWTSIKEYLSPPYIIDTEPVLKLFSPNKEEATEILKTFMKEENEDECMDDIPKLTDQEVQKVLIELGVGNKSEIQRMDKVNRNKILLKLKNMKGVSNNQIARLTGISKSVIQRLK; translated from the coding sequence GTGCATTTGCCAAGAAAACCAAGAATTAAAAGTAGTACCCATGTGTATCATGTGATGACAAGGGGAATTAATCGACAGACCATTTTTGAAGATGAAACAGATAAATACAAATACTTATCCATTTTAAAAAGATATAAATTGGAATATCAATTTGAACTCTATGCATACTGTCTCATGGACAACCATGTACACCTTTTAATAAAAGAACCGGAAAATACGACTATTTCGGAAATTATGAAACGAATAAATATCAGTTATGTGTTCTGGTATAACAAAAAATATGAACGAACGGGGCCCCTTTTTCAAGATCGGTTTAAAAGTGAAAATGTGGATTCACTACCATACTTTCGAACGGTTCTTCGCTATATACACCAAAATCCGTTGAAGGCAGGAATTGAAACTTCTGTTTTTCAATGTAAGTGGACAAGTATTAAAGAGTATTTATCACCCCCCTATATCATTGACACAGAACCAGTACTAAAACTTTTTTCTCCGAATAAAGAAGAAGCAACCGAAATATTGAAAACTTTTATGAAAGAGGAAAATGAAGATGAGTGTATGGATGATATCCCGAAACTTACAGATCAAGAGGTACAAAAAGTCTTAATTGAACTTGGAGTTGGGAACAAATCTGAAATTCAACGTATGGATAAAGTGAACCGTAACAAAATATTACTCAAGCTGAAAAACATGAAGGGAGTTTCAAACAACCAAATAGCTAGATTAACTGGAATCTCCAAAAGTGTTATCCAACGGCTTAAGTAG
- the cyoE gene encoding heme o synthase, which yields MENKLPIHPNTVVETSGKRNDVGFVQFLLDIKLLVKGKVLVANVMPVFAGFWLALQFTNQSMSTYWPLFVITIIGSTLVISGALMLNNWYEVDLDKKMKRTKNRPTVTGHFSLKSVFWMGIAVSAIGFMLMTLTTVEAFVYSFLGWFVYVFLYTFWSKRKYTLNTVIGSVSGAFTPLIGWAVIDSAFQTVPMIFALILFIWQVPHTLAIAIKRYEDYRAAGVPMLPVVYGIDMGKRVNFVYILSLLPFPIFLLPSMGILFVLFTVLLNLIWIVLALKGFSTDDDQKWAQHNLVFSLNYLFFMFLAAIFLA from the coding sequence ATGGAAAACAAACTCCCAATTCATCCAAATACAGTTGTTGAAACGTCAGGAAAGCGGAATGATGTGGGATTTGTCCAATTTCTTTTGGATATAAAATTGCTTGTGAAAGGCAAGGTGCTCGTGGCCAACGTTATGCCGGTGTTTGCAGGATTTTGGTTGGCATTACAGTTTACAAATCAGTCGATGAGTACGTATTGGCCATTATTCGTTATAACAATAATCGGAAGTACCCTTGTGATTTCCGGCGCGTTAATGTTGAATAATTGGTATGAAGTCGATTTGGATAAAAAAATGAAGCGAACGAAAAACCGTCCAACCGTAACGGGACATTTTTCGTTAAAATCGGTTTTTTGGATGGGAATTGCCGTTTCCGCCATCGGTTTTATGCTCATGACGTTGACGACCGTAGAGGCCTTCGTATATTCCTTCCTCGGTTGGTTCGTCTATGTCTTTTTATATACGTTTTGGTCGAAAAGGAAATATACGTTAAATACGGTAATCGGAAGTGTTTCTGGAGCCTTTACACCGTTAATTGGTTGGGCTGTCATCGATTCTGCCTTTCAAACTGTACCGATGATTTTTGCCCTTATTTTATTCATATGGCAAGTGCCCCATACCCTTGCCATCGCGATTAAACGTTATGAAGATTACCGAGCTGCAGGCGTTCCGATGCTTCCTGTTGTCTATGGAATCGATATGGGAAAACGGGTAAACTTTGTTTATATTTTATCCCTTTTACCCTTTCCAATCTTTTTACTTCCGTCAATGGGCATCCTTTTCGTCCTGTTTACCGTCCTATTAAACCTTATTTGGATTGTATTAGCGCTCAAAGGATTTTCAACGGATGATGATCAAAAATGGGCACAGCATAATTTAGTATTTTCCTTGAATTATTTATTTTTCATGTTCCTCGCAGCGATTTTTCTCGCATGA